The genomic region tgccccctgcgccAGGCAGAACATGGGACCCACCTGCTGGCCCGAACCCCTGGGGCCCGGAGCCCAGTGCCAGCAGGACCCCAGCCCTCAGCGccagctgcccccgcccccaccccgcagctgcctcccaggggccAGAGCCATCCGCACAGCTGTGCCTGGGCCCGAACTCGCACTGCCCGTCCTGGGCATGAGGACCTGTGTCTCCCTGACCAGCTGTGCGAGTATGGAGAACAGCCCATGTCCAAGTCGGCGTGGCATCCTAGACTGtggccgtcccctcagccagagctCGGGCCCCCTGGTGGACAGCGACGCTGGCTCTGGCCCCAGTGCGGCAGGCCTGGTGTCCCGCGCCTGCTGCTTCGGGAGGCCGCGAGGAGACAGTAGCTTGAGGGTGACCCTGGCTGAGTGGCAGCCCGCGGGCTGGGCTCCTGTCCCTGTGCATCTCGTGCTCAGGCCCTGGAGGCCCGGCGGGGCACAGCGGCGCTGTTCTGAGACCGCCTGGTGGTCACGCAGGCTCCAacacccaccctgcccccgaGCACCCCGCAGGATCCCTCACGCTTTCCCGCTCTTTCCAGGTTCCCCAGGGAAACGCATCCAAGGGAAATGAAGGCGGAGGATACAAAAGACACTTCCTGTGAGTGAGCCCAGTGGGTCTGCACGTTGTCCTCCCCCGGGAGGtagggcggggccagggctgaaGGGAGCCGGGGACAGGACAGCGGGGTGCTGTGGTGACAGGAATTGGGGGTTTCTTCCATGCCAAGGTTTCTGTTACCAGATGGTGGCTCCGACAGGTGTTGCCTTACCCTTGCCCTGTTGCGAAGGGGCCGCTGGGCCGTCTGACTGACGCTAGCGCATAGAATCCGTGTCCCTGGGAAATTGTTCGTCTTTGTGGTCACCGCCCTGAAGACATGGATTTGGATCAGTTGGACCTGAATCCCAGAATCATCACTGCAGTGAAGAAAGGTAGACGTCCTGACGTTCGTGCGCAGTGTACGCACGCACAGACACTGTCTACTTTCTGTAAAGCAGGCACCACGgggccgccaggccctgcgccgCGGGCGGCTGTGGATGCTGCGTGGATGCTGGGATGCGTGCGGCGGGCTTTTCCGTTGTGCGTGActgaaagcactttttaaaagttcactttCATCCACGTAGCAGCACATGCAGGTTGTCAGCAGTGACGTGCAGCCACTCGCCACGGTGGCCCTGTCCGTACCCCGGGTTCTGTGCCTGCGCCACTGGCCACGCCCGCTCAGGGGTGTGAGCGGGGACGGAGCGGCCATCGCGGGACGGGGTGGGGTGACCGTCTCATTCCCCCACGTTAGTAGTTGGTCGTTGCCTCCTTTTCCCATGCCCTGCATTCCTCCGAACCTCCCACCTGCCCGCCGCTCTGCCAGGCGCCCGCGGCTCCTTTCCAGGTGCCCATAGGGTGCCCAGCTGCCCACCTGCTTCCTGggcgcccagccccagccccagctggctgGCAGGAAGGACACGGGAGAGGCCctgcacccccaaccccacctcccacccatctGGCTTCGCTGCTGCAGCTGAGGGGGTTGCCCCAGGCCGCTCCCCCCTTGTCCTGTGTCCTCACTCTGCCCAGGGATGCCACCGCCGGGGAGCAGATGGGTCTGGCCCCTACCCGCGGAGCCCCCAGAGTTGGAGATAGCGCTCCCCGAGTCCCTGCTGCCTTGGTATTGTCTGACCTTGTCCTGTGGCTTATTTTGTACAATTTCAGCCAAACTGAAATCCGTGAAGGAGGTTTTGCACTTTTCTGGACCCGACCTGCAGCGGCTGACCGGCCTCTCGGGCCCCGACGTGCAGCACCTGCTGAGGACGGTCTGCTCGCACCTGCGGGGAGGCAGCGTCTGCACAGGTGGGCGGCGCAGGTGTGCTCTGCCgggccctgggcctcctcccGTCTCTGCCCTCAGCTCCAGGCTGGGCCACGGGCAGGGACTCAGTGAGGGGAGACCGCAGGCAAGGGCAGCGCTGGGACCAGATGCCCTGGGGGCCACGGGGCCCTTGCTCCGCGGGTCAATGCttgggccagaggggaggggcgagGCCGATGCCGGAGCAGGACACgcaggccctggggcagagcccCGCTGCCGGGAGGGGCCTCCTGGCTGCAGCACCTGGCCCTCTGCGCCTGCCCCCTCCTGACGCGGCATTCCCCCCAGCGCTGGACCTGCGCCAGCAGAAGGGGCGCTTCCCCGAGCAGCACCAGCGCCTGAGCCTGGGCTGCCCGGTGCTGGACGGGCTGCTCCGCGGCGGCCTACCCCTGGGCGGCATCACCGAGCTGGCCGGCCGCAGCTCGGCGGGGAAGACCCAGCTGGCGCTGCAGCTCTGCCTGGCCGTGCAGCTCCCGCGGCGGCTGGGAGGCCTGGAGGCCGGTGAGTGCCGCCCCTGTGGTGGAGGGGCGGGACGGGTGCACTCGCTCTCCTTCCGGCTCTGGTGGCCACTGCCCGTCGTGGTTGGGACCCGGGGCTGGCTCCTGGTCTGTCTTTCTCTCACGTGGCTGTGCGATGCCTccggggagcgtggccagccctgccccacgtGGGCCCAGAGGCCCCGGGCTGTGGGCTGGCCTGCAGGTGCCACCCTTCCCTGGCGGGGTCACACACCCGCCCGCAGGCTCACGGGCGCCGTGGCTCCCCAGGGGCCGTGTACGTGTGCACGGAGGACGCGTTCCCCGACAGGCGCCTGCAGCAGCTCATCGCGCAGCAGCGGCATCTGCGGGCGGACGCTCCGGGCGACGAGGTGGAGAAGATCAACTTTGGCGACCACATCTTCATCGAGCACGTGGCCGACGTGGTGCGTATCTGCCGGCCCGCCGCCCCGGGCTGAGGGGAGGCACCAGCCTGGACCAGCCCCCCATCGCCAACCGCCTGGCCACGCTGCGCACTTCCCGGGCGGAAGGCGGTGGTGACGGGTCCTGGTTTGGAGCGGGAGGGgctggcggagggagggaggtggggtggctcTCCAGcgcctgccttcccgctgtaagaATTGTTACACAAAGAACCTCACGTCAGGAGTAAGGCAtagaaacttttaattttaaaaaatttacaataaaatacaTTGTCACAcacagtgagggggggggggggggccgagcGTGGCCGTGGCTGCGTCGCGGAGCAGGGTGGTGGTTAGTGACTGCGCCGGGCACAGCACAGGGACAGCGGGTCCACGCTGCAGGCTCCCGGCTCCAGGGCCCTCCAGCCGCGGCGACGGTGCCGGCTGTCACAGGGCGGCTCTGCCTCGCCAGCGGCGTGCCTGGCCCTCGGCGGTGCGCTCACTGCGAGAGAAGCTGCGGGTCACGGCCAGGCCCACGCCCGGTGGCCCTGAACCAGCTGTGGGGAGCAGCCTCCACCCTCTGGCCGGGTGTCTGCCTGGAGGCCCTCCGGGTGCccgggccccgcccgccccgtgACTCACGTTAGCACTGGCATCCTCCACCCCGCTGCCGCCGCTGTCATTCTCCGGGGGCGCCCTGCAGACAAGCACAGACGGCCAGGCCGCAGTCAGGGCGAGGACCACCGGGCGGCTCTGAAGGGTctgaggggggcggggcttggcCGCCCAGCGCTGGGCCTGAGTCCCGCCAGCAGGCAGTGACCCAAGGGGCAGCCTGAGGCCACCTTGCCCTGCCCCGGAGCCCAGCCAACGTGGCCCTCACCCACCAGGCCGGCTGCTGGGAGCACAGTCTGCAGGGTGGCTGGCCATGCACGGCCCCAGTGTGCAGCCTGGGTGTGGCCCGGGTCCCTCGTCCCAGGCAGGACTGAGTGAGACCCAACCCGGGcctgctgccccctccacctCCGCCGGGCTCAGggccccctggccccctggcccgaggcacagggcACGGTCCCAGCAGCCGCAGCAGGACCGGCTGCCTCGGGACGGGCCAGGGCCCCGGGGGCAGCACCAGGCGCCCGGCCACCGAGGGAGGGTCGCAGTGGTGGCCCTGCATGGGGCAGGGATGTGGGACGCAGGACGGAGGGGGTGAAGGGCCTCGGCACCAGGCGGTGACAGGCGGTgacagccccccccctccccgttgTAGGACGCGCTGCTGGAGTGCGTGCGGAGCAAGGTGCCCCTGCTGCTGTCGCGGGGGATGGCGCGCCTGGTGGTCATCGACTCGGTGGCGGCCCCATTCCGCTGCGCGTTCGACGGGCCGGCCTCGGTGCGCAGGGCCCGGGCTCTGCAGGCGCTGGGGGCCGCGCTGCGCAGGCTGAGCTGCACCTTCCGGAGCCCTGTGCTCTGTGTCAACCAGgtgggccccccccccgccctccctccctccttccacgaGGGGGCGCTCTGCCTCTGACCTTCACCCACCTCCCAGGTGACCGAGGCCGTGGAGGAAGAGGACGCCACTCCCGGGTGAGTGGGGGCGAGTGGCCgtgggcaggggcacagggctgtggggggcagggccacctggTTCTGTGAGTGACCCTGGCCCGTCTCTGCCTCAGGGCCCCAGGGGAGCGCCTGGCTCCAGCCCTCGGCATCACCTGGTCCAACCAGCTGCTCATGAGGCTGGTGGCCGACCGGCAGCGCCCCGAGGAAGCCCCGCGGGGCCACCCCGGCCGCACTCTGAGGGTGGTCTtcgccccccacctgcccccctcctcctgttCCTACACAGTCAGCGCCGAGGGCGTGCGAGGGACGCCCGGGACCCAGTCCTGCTGACCGGAAAGCCGCCGCCTCAGCCTCCCAGGGGCACCGCCTCCAGGCCAGCTCTCCTGAGGTCAGCTCGGGCCCCTGGGGCCAGCGCCTCCCTCGCCCCAGGAGCACAGCccgctgtgggggaggggggggctgagggaggcccTGCACGAGCAGCAGCTCCTGCCACCAGCCCCTGCT from Eptesicus fuscus isolate TK198812 chromosome 5, DD_ASM_mEF_20220401, whole genome shotgun sequence harbors:
- the XRCC3 gene encoding DNA repair protein XRCC3, which gives rise to MDLDQLDLNPRIITAVKKAKLKSVKEVLHFSGPDLQRLTGLSGPDVQHLLRTVCSHLRGGSVCTALDLRQQKGRFPEQHQRLSLGCPVLDGLLRGGLPLGGITELAGRSSAGKTQLALQLCLAVQLPRRLGGLEAGAVYVCTEDAFPDRRLQQLIAQQRHLRADAPGDEVEKINFGDHIFIEHVADVDALLECVRSKVPLLLSRGMARLVVIDSVAAPFRCAFDGPASVRRARALQALGAALRRLSCTFRSPVLCVNQVTEAVEEEDATPGAPGERLAPALGITWSNQLLMRLVADRQRPEEAPRGHPGRTLRVVFAPHLPPSSCSYTVSAEGVRGTPGTQSC